In a genomic window of Gigantopelta aegis isolate Gae_Host chromosome 9, Gae_host_genome, whole genome shotgun sequence:
- the LOC121381544 gene encoding transmembrane protein 198-like, translated as MSTEAVHTVPPVAVTTDDVTYMVPAWNTTPWDPRLADRCDHISTNYNIIPAIICVMCFVFGILYTFFGYRFFKAVMFMTGFIFGSVLVYMICLEEEILPPEGNAGVAIGAGILCGLITMLVQYVGLFLTGFHLGVAIGAGVLIILEQYMHPSTKWIPIGIMVGIGIFLAVLILKLQKSLTILGTSIFGGGLMVAFLDYFIERFIMVLYVWDRIKGEYSEPVCWYSWIILGCWPFCFLVGSVTQWRITGQGVDHREALHGNRTKRVDLKRLRMRERRDAQHSRYRHLYQVRRVNGDVISQSYIQSVQHKLSPALRSLTAQQTADLESANTTLTQVP; from the exons ATGTCCACCGAGGCTGTGCACACAGTGCCGCCGGTTGCCGTGACTACGGATGACGTGACGTACATGGTGCCGGCATGGAACACGACGCCGTGGGACCCGCGGCTGGCAGACAGATGTGACCACATCAGCACCAACTACAACATCATCCCAGCAATCATCTGTGTCATGTGTTTCGTATTTGGCATTCTATACACTTTCTTTG GTTACCGCTTCTTCAAAGCTGTGATGTTCATGACCGGATTTATATTTGGATCGGTGCTGGTCTACATGATCTGCCTGGAGGAGGAGATTCTGCCCCCCGAGGGCAATGCTGGGGTGGCCATCGGAGCTGGGATTCTGTGCGGACTCATCACAATGCTAGTGCAATACGTCGGACTCTTCCTCACCGGGTTCCATCTCGGCGTCGCCATCGGTGCCGGGGTTCTTATCATTCTGGAACAGTACATGCATCCGTCCACCAAGTGGATCCCCATCGGAATCATGGTCGGGATCGGGATTTTCCTTGCCGTccttattttaaaactacagaAAAGCTTGACTATTCTCGGGACCAGTATATTTGGAGGAGGCCTCATGGTGGCCTTTTTAGACTATTTCATAGAGAGGTTCATTATGGTACTATATGTGTGGGACCGAATCAAGGGAGAGTACTCTGAGCCAGTGTGTTGGTACAGCTGGATTATCTTGGGGTGCTGGccgttttgttttcttgttggaTCGGTGACTCAGTGGAGAATTACTGGACAAGGTGTTGATCACAGAGAag CATTACATGGCAACCGCACTAAAAGGGTGGACCTGAAACGTCTGCGGATGAGAGAGCGCCGAGACGCCCAGCACTCGAGATATCGTCACTTGTACCAAGTGAGACGAGTCAACGGCGACGTCATCTCACAG AGTTACATCCAGAGCGTACAACACAAACTGTCTCCTGCTCTACGCAGCCTTACAGCACAACAGACGGCCGACCTGGAGAGTGCCAACACAACACTCACGCAGGTGCCTTGA